The following proteins are encoded in a genomic region of Terriglobia bacterium:
- the metH gene encoding methionine synthase, which translates to MADFLSELKRRVLVYDGAMGTNVQKHNLTLEDFWGKEGCNELLVLSRPDVIRSVHASFLEAGCDVIETDSFGSTSIVLAEYDLQDRTRELNLAAARLARAVADEYSTPEKPRFVAGSMGPTTKLPSLGHIGYDEMAAAYREQAESLIEGGVDVLLIETCQDLLQAKIAMAACQDAMRDAREGRIPGTGRNIALQVQITLEATGTMLLGSEIGAALAVLETFQPDVIGLNCATGPAEMNDAVRFLCQNATVPISVLPNAGLPQNEGGHAVYKLTPAELAAFHRRFVSEYGVQVVGGCCGTTPEHLHAVVEALKGVAPAPRSVKPQSTAASAFSVVPLEVDGQPVIIAEEMNTTTRLEHFRNMVRAGDYDGILAMAKRLVVEGSQMLDLCCAIVGEDEQAYMNAVLEKIATRVPAPILVDSTEANVIEEALKRIPGKPIINSINLEDGEKRTSLVLPMARRYGAAVIALTIDEQGMALTADRKVAIAHRIHDLAVDKYGLRAEDLIFDPLTLPISTGQEDYRSAAIETLEAVRRIKQELPRCKTVLGVSNISFGLNAYARRVLNSVFLKEAVDRGLDAAIVNYSKIYPLYKIPEAEVDLARKLIFQDRTGGDPLQTYMAHFTSIGKGAVQEEELAVENLSIEEKLKQLIIRGERSIGLGDAKQSLEEALESALTTYTPLDLINTVLLDGMKTVGELFGARKMQLPSVLDSAAVMKAAVAYLEPKMEKSDSGGKGMMVLATVKGDVHDIGKNLVDIILSNNGYRVVNLGIKQPSDAIIAAAREARADAIGLSGLLVKSTLEMKYVLQDLERLGMTIPVICGGAALTRKYVEDDLRKEYAGPVFYAEDAFAGLHVMTDLTSDDSAVRESREEEGKTVKVFSKSNAATPEMTLVELTTEGRSPVVERVSAVPAPAFWGPRVFKNYKLSDVFSYLNETALFKNQWQLKTAAQSDYLRMVEEKYRPILFDLEKEVEAAGWFEPKAIIGFYPCASQGNDLVVFDPEDSARELERITFPRQAQGRRLSIADFFEPVSAAQRDVVGFSIVTIGDEASRQTQKLFDAGDFTKYLFLHGLSVETAEGLAELAHKQAREFLCIAGEDAPRVTDLFHQKYRGSRYSFGYPACPNLEDQTKIFRLLKPEENIGVRLTEGFHLEPEQSTNCIVVHHPQAKYFVV; encoded by the coding sequence TTGGCGGATTTTCTTTCAGAACTGAAGCGGCGCGTGCTCGTGTATGACGGCGCGATGGGCACCAACGTGCAAAAGCACAACCTCACCCTGGAGGATTTCTGGGGCAAGGAGGGGTGCAACGAGTTGCTTGTGCTGTCGCGGCCGGATGTCATCCGCTCGGTGCACGCTTCGTTTCTTGAGGCCGGCTGCGATGTAATCGAGACCGACAGCTTCGGCTCCACCAGCATCGTGCTGGCCGAGTATGACCTGCAGGACCGCACCCGCGAACTGAATCTGGCCGCGGCGCGTCTTGCCCGTGCCGTCGCTGACGAGTACTCGACGCCCGAGAAGCCGCGTTTTGTGGCCGGCTCCATGGGACCCACCACCAAGCTGCCTTCGCTGGGCCACATCGGCTATGACGAAATGGCCGCCGCATATCGCGAACAGGCTGAATCCCTGATTGAGGGCGGCGTGGACGTGCTGCTGATCGAGACATGCCAGGACCTTCTGCAGGCCAAGATCGCGATGGCCGCCTGCCAGGATGCGATGCGCGACGCTCGTGAGGGCAGGATTCCCGGCACCGGGCGCAACATTGCACTGCAGGTGCAGATCACGCTCGAAGCCACCGGAACCATGCTGCTCGGGTCTGAAATCGGCGCCGCGCTCGCCGTGCTTGAGACCTTTCAGCCTGACGTCATCGGCCTCAACTGCGCCACCGGCCCGGCGGAGATGAACGACGCGGTTCGCTTCCTCTGCCAGAACGCGACCGTGCCCATCAGCGTGCTGCCCAACGCGGGCCTGCCGCAGAACGAAGGCGGCCACGCGGTCTACAAGCTCACACCGGCGGAGCTGGCCGCATTCCATCGACGCTTCGTCTCAGAATATGGTGTGCAAGTGGTGGGCGGCTGCTGCGGCACAACGCCAGAGCATCTGCATGCCGTCGTTGAGGCGCTCAAGGGCGTCGCACCGGCACCGCGTTCCGTCAAGCCGCAATCGACCGCGGCCAGCGCCTTCAGCGTGGTGCCGCTTGAGGTTGACGGCCAACCTGTCATCATCGCAGAGGAGATGAACACCACCACGCGCCTTGAGCACTTTCGCAACATGGTGCGCGCGGGCGACTACGACGGCATTCTCGCCATGGCCAAACGGCTGGTGGTCGAGGGCTCGCAGATGCTCGACCTCTGCTGTGCCATCGTGGGCGAGGATGAGCAGGCCTACATGAATGCGGTGCTGGAAAAAATCGCCACGCGCGTGCCCGCACCCATCCTCGTGGACTCAACCGAGGCCAATGTCATTGAGGAAGCGCTCAAGCGCATTCCCGGCAAGCCCATCATCAACTCCATCAATCTTGAAGACGGCGAAAAGCGTACCAGCCTCGTGCTGCCCATGGCGCGCCGCTACGGGGCTGCGGTCATCGCTCTCACCATCGACGAGCAGGGCATGGCGCTGACCGCTGATCGCAAGGTCGCTATCGCGCATCGCATCCATGACCTGGCGGTAGACAAGTACGGCCTGCGCGCAGAGGATCTGATTTTCGATCCGCTCACGCTGCCCATCTCCACCGGGCAGGAAGACTATCGTTCGGCAGCCATTGAAACGCTGGAGGCAGTGCGGCGCATCAAGCAGGAATTGCCGCGCTGCAAGACGGTGCTCGGCGTCTCCAACATTTCATTCGGGCTGAATGCCTACGCGCGCCGTGTGCTCAACAGCGTGTTCCTCAAGGAAGCAGTGGACCGCGGCCTGGATGCGGCCATTGTCAACTATTCGAAGATTTACCCGCTCTACAAGATTCCTGAAGCTGAAGTAGATCTGGCGCGCAAGCTCATCTTCCAGGACCGCACGGGCGGCGATCCGCTGCAGACCTACATGGCCCACTTCACCAGCATTGGCAAAGGCGCCGTGCAGGAAGAAGAACTCGCGGTCGAAAATCTCAGCATCGAAGAGAAGCTCAAGCAACTCATCATCCGTGGTGAGCGCAGCATCGGCCTGGGAGACGCGAAGCAGTCACTCGAAGAAGCATTGGAGTCCGCACTCACAACCTATACACCGCTCGACCTCATCAATACCGTTCTGCTCGACGGCATGAAGACCGTCGGCGAGCTCTTTGGTGCGCGGAAAATGCAGCTGCCCTCCGTGCTCGATTCGGCCGCGGTCATGAAGGCCGCTGTGGCCTACCTTGAACCGAAGATGGAGAAGTCCGACAGCGGCGGCAAAGGGATGATGGTGCTGGCGACAGTGAAGGGCGACGTGCACGACATCGGCAAGAACCTCGTGGATATCATCCTCTCCAATAACGGTTATCGCGTAGTGAACCTGGGCATCAAGCAGCCGTCGGACGCCATCATCGCTGCCGCACGCGAGGCCCGAGCTGATGCCATCGGGCTCAGCGGCCTGCTGGTCAAGTCAACGCTTGAAATGAAGTACGTGTTGCAGGATCTCGAACGGCTTGGCATGACGATTCCTGTCATCTGCGGCGGTGCTGCGCTCACCCGCAAATATGTTGAAGATGATCTGCGCAAGGAATACGCAGGCCCTGTGTTTTATGCCGAAGACGCCTTTGCCGGCTTGCACGTGATGACGGACCTGACCTCCGACGATTCCGCGGTGCGGGAGAGCAGGGAAGAGGAAGGCAAGACGGTGAAGGTCTTCAGCAAGTCCAATGCGGCCACGCCGGAAATGACCCTGGTCGAGTTGACCACAGAAGGCCGTTCGCCTGTCGTGGAACGGGTTTCCGCAGTGCCCGCGCCAGCTTTCTGGGGACCGCGTGTCTTCAAGAACTACAAGCTAAGCGATGTCTTTTCCTATCTCAATGAGACGGCGCTCTTCAAGAATCAGTGGCAGCTCAAGACCGCCGCGCAAAGTGACTATCTCCGCATGGTCGAAGAAAAGTACCGTCCCATCCTCTTCGACCTGGAAAAGGAAGTGGAGGCCGCAGGCTGGTTTGAGCCGAAGGCGATCATCGGCTTCTATCCCTGCGCGAGCCAGGGCAACGACCTTGTTGTTTTCGATCCGGAGGACTCCGCGCGCGAGCTGGAGCGCATCACGTTCCCGCGCCAGGCGCAGGGCCGCAGGCTTTCAATTGCCGACTTCTTTGAGCCGGTCAGCGCAGCGCAGCGCGACGTGGTGGGTTTCTCCATTGTGACCATCGGCGACGAAGCCAGCCGGCAGACGCAAAAGCTCTTCGATGCAGGCGACTTCACCAAGTATCTCTTCCTGCACGGTCTCTCCGTTGAGACGGCCGAAGGGCTCGCCGAGTTGGCGCACAAACAGGCGCGCGAGTTCCTCTGCATCGCGGGCGAAGACGCGCCCCGCGTCACCGATCTCTTCCATCAGAAATATCGCGGCTCGCGCTACTCCTTTGGCTATCCCGCGTGCCCCAACCTGGAGGATCAGACCAAGATTTTCCGATTGCTCAAGCCGGAAGAGAACATCGGAGTGCGGCTCACCGAGGGCTTCCACTTGGAGCCGGAGCAGAGCACCAACTGCATTGTGGTACATCATCCGCAGGCCAAATATTTCGTGGTTTGA
- a CDS encoding VirB3 family type IV secretion system protein produces the protein MADRKPHPRRVNRVFKSLHKPLTYLGVERGLFYLVCVGAVGAFNLFNSILAGIAVFIGGYAFGHWVTNSDPAFLRILAKSEKYKLRYDAAKQNIPRVEVV, from the coding sequence ATGGCAGACAGGAAGCCGCACCCACGACGAGTCAATCGGGTCTTCAAAAGTCTGCATAAGCCCCTCACCTATCTGGGCGTCGAACGCGGACTGTTTTATCTGGTCTGCGTTGGCGCGGTGGGCGCATTCAACCTTTTCAACAGCATTCTCGCAGGAATCGCAGTCTTCATCGGGGGCTACGCCTTCGGCCATTGGGTGACGAACAGCGATCCGGCGTTTCTTCGCATTCTCGCCAAATCGGAGAAGTACAAACTGCGCTATGACGCCGCCAAGCAGAACATCCCGCGCGTGGAGGTGGTCTGA
- a CDS encoding helix-turn-helix domain-containing protein, whose amino-acid sequence MNLVEEFESRHSAMKVAELSEILGVDDKHIYRMAARGRLPSFRVGAALRFDPQEVAKWLRLKYRVDDAAKKPPAHISPSRTENQHSA is encoded by the coding sequence ATGAATCTTGTCGAGGAATTCGAATCGCGGCATTCTGCAATGAAAGTAGCCGAACTTTCCGAGATCCTGGGTGTGGACGATAAACACATATACCGTATGGCAGCGCGGGGTCGACTTCCCAGCTTTCGGGTCGGTGCGGCCCTGCGCTTCGATCCTCAAGAGGTCGCCAAATGGCTTCGATTGAAGTACCGTGTGGACGATGCCGCTAAGAAGCCGCCTGCGCACATCTCGCCCAGCCGCACAGAAAATCAGCATAGTGCGTAA
- a CDS encoding BrnT family toxin — MRFDFDRRKSARLRANPRRGTGFEDAQEMFAHPYYLDQRTDLPEQYRAIGWVGKRLYTVIFEVREDKEGEYYHLVTLWKATKEEEELYEEHS; from the coding sequence ATGCGGTTTGACTTTGATCGTCGGAAGAGCGCGCGCCTCAGAGCGAACCCAAGGCGAGGCACTGGTTTCGAGGACGCGCAGGAGATGTTCGCGCACCCGTATTACCTGGATCAACGCACTGACCTGCCCGAACAATACCGGGCCATAGGCTGGGTGGGCAAACGGCTGTATACCGTGATCTTCGAGGTTCGCGAGGACAAAGAGGGCGAGTATTACCATCTGGTTACACTATGGAAAGCCACCAAGGAAGAAGAGGAACTGTATGAAGAACATTCCTAA
- a CDS encoding family 16 glycosylhydrolase has translation MKIAVAVLSSALFCGCGGVTAVNAAPAPQEAVPIISAAPSQNGAVIVSLATSTTNATVYYTVDGSAPTTSSQIYHAPFLVVSNLTVKAIAVASGSTSNVASQSFALNIPPGTLVWSDEFSNSTGDPAQPNPQVWTYDTGNRRFGNHELENYCAWGSDTAPCFTASPSTYVGADGSLHIVAQRTASGVYTSARLKTQGLFSFQYGRFEIRARVSEAQGFWPAGWLMGNNVSTVGWPACGEQDVLERVNAAKTPDWNEGSVHGIGFTGDNGLGTVFNFPSGQTAADWHTYGMIWSKGKVAYYVDDPTHPYVTYTTSDMKSLPGAVWPFDAGQSNFILLNLAIGGDWPGAPNASTPFPAEMLVDYVRVYTN, from the coding sequence TTGAAGATCGCGGTGGCCGTTTTGTCGAGTGCTTTGTTCTGTGGATGTGGCGGCGTTACTGCGGTGAATGCTGCGCCTGCTCCGCAGGAGGCAGTGCCAATCATCTCTGCTGCGCCTTCGCAGAACGGCGCTGTAATAGTGAGCCTTGCCACCAGCACCACAAACGCCACCGTCTATTACACCGTGGACGGCAGTGCACCCACAACCTCCTCGCAAATCTACCATGCGCCGTTTCTGGTTGTGTCGAACCTGACGGTCAAAGCCATCGCCGTTGCTTCAGGCAGTACGAGCAACGTTGCCAGCCAGAGCTTTGCGCTAAACATCCCGCCGGGCACGTTGGTATGGAGCGACGAGTTTTCCAATTCCACCGGGGACCCCGCTCAGCCGAATCCCCAGGTGTGGACCTACGACACGGGCAACCGCCGCTTCGGCAATCATGAACTGGAAAACTACTGTGCGTGGGGTTCAGACACGGCGCCGTGTTTCACCGCGAGCCCCAGCACCTACGTGGGTGCGGACGGCTCTCTGCACATCGTGGCTCAACGCACGGCGAGCGGTGTGTACACCTCAGCACGCCTTAAGACGCAGGGCCTGTTCAGCTTCCAGTACGGGCGTTTTGAAATTCGCGCGCGTGTGTCGGAGGCGCAGGGCTTCTGGCCCGCGGGTTGGCTGATGGGCAACAACGTCAGCACTGTCGGCTGGCCGGCCTGCGGCGAACAGGACGTGCTGGAGCGCGTGAATGCGGCCAAGACGCCGGACTGGAATGAAGGATCCGTCCACGGAATTGGCTTTACGGGCGACAATGGGCTGGGCACTGTCTTCAACTTCCCCAGCGGTCAAACCGCTGCTGACTGGCACACCTATGGCATGATCTGGTCCAAGGGCAAGGTGGCGTATTACGTCGATGACCCCACTCATCCATACGTGACTTACACGACATCGGACATGAAGAGTCTGCCGGGCGCGGTGTGGCCCTTTGACGCAGGGCAAAGCAACTTCATCCTACTCAACCTGGCCATCGGCGGTGATTGGCCCGGCGCGCCAAACGCTTCTACTCCGTTCCCCGCGGAGATGCTGGTGGACTACGTGCGGGTGTACACGAACTAA
- a CDS encoding CopG family transcriptional regulator, with translation MKNIPKNKPVSAESIARLADAGKSVSPFFSNKGRMMGPIQRVNVDFASPMLEELDNTAKELNISRQAVIKTLVRQALDHHYLAGQQLNSRVRRAVDMLDMNQSRSKA, from the coding sequence ATGAAGAACATTCCTAAAAATAAGCCCGTCTCTGCCGAATCCATCGCGCGGCTTGCCGATGCCGGAAAGAGCGTATCTCCCTTCTTTTCCAACAAGGGCCGCATGATGGGACCGATACAGCGGGTGAACGTCGATTTTGCTTCGCCGATGTTGGAAGAACTCGACAACACGGCGAAAGAGTTGAACATCAGTCGGCAGGCTGTCATCAAGACGCTGGTTCGGCAGGCCCTCGATCACCATTATCTAGCCGGGCAACAGCTAAATAGCCGGGTGCGCAGGGCCGTAGACATGCTCGATATGAATCAAAGCCGCAGCAAGGCGTGA
- a CDS encoding TrbC/VirB2 family protein — MSRKIPSIFRLRTVWQRTKLLKTMSLVVFCLCLFPLVAYAQVGGSPFDTGFTALEMLFTGTVARVASLIAIVIGGYGFAHGEPGAKKALAGVAAGTGIAVLAVNVLSWLWGV, encoded by the coding sequence ATGTCTCGCAAAATTCCATCCATTTTTCGTCTTCGTACCGTCTGGCAACGCACAAAGCTTCTGAAAACGATGAGCCTGGTTGTCTTCTGTCTCTGTCTGTTCCCGTTGGTCGCATATGCGCAAGTCGGCGGCTCACCCTTCGATACCGGCTTCACCGCACTTGAAATGCTCTTCACCGGAACCGTCGCCAGGGTCGCCAGCCTGATTGCGATTGTGATCGGCGGGTATGGCTTTGCACATGGCGAACCCGGCGCGAAGAAGGCGCTCGCTGGGGTAGCCGCAGGAACCGGGATTGCCGTTCTCGCTGTGAATGTCCTGAGTTGGCTCTGGGGTGTGTAA
- a CDS encoding tyrosine-type recombinase/integrase has product MLTLKRRGSLLNAPDYADRVNLIKKIKVDDAWRFAPVVPESNGRLKDRVRINGEIKTHPEGAYYIEWRERGRRCRISVAREDAVDEARRKAVELRAIRDGLIASPEPAPQVVLKIPIGQAIDDYLRFVRVHRKPRTYLTYRFTLGTLLRSAYKKKHVEDATRQDVIDFMTYCYEQGLGARTVYDKTVTVLQLFKRHGKSGLMERGDWPSYVDTIRPVYEPEELIAMFRVCSEDEATLLKFLLGSGFRDQEIRYVEWRDLDFRNCEVRVKAKPQWGFTPKNWEERTVPLPEGLMERLKRRKEERKALPNDLLFPNGRGKPDSEMDMIVKRVAQRAGLNCKQCVTEHGNKCKEGPYCMNFFLHKFRHTFATNHLRDGVDIRTVQSWLGHRDIKSTMVYLKGIRSKDAARKVNSGELATLVA; this is encoded by the coding sequence ATGCTTACTCTCAAACGTCGCGGCTCTCTTCTCAACGCTCCCGATTACGCGGACCGTGTCAACCTCATTAAGAAGATCAAAGTCGATGACGCCTGGCGTTTTGCGCCCGTCGTTCCCGAATCCAATGGCCGACTCAAAGACCGAGTTCGCATTAACGGCGAGATCAAGACCCACCCCGAAGGCGCGTACTACATTGAGTGGCGCGAACGCGGCAGGCGCTGCCGCATCTCGGTCGCTCGTGAGGACGCGGTAGACGAAGCACGCCGCAAGGCAGTCGAGCTTCGGGCCATCCGGGACGGCCTCATCGCCTCTCCCGAACCAGCGCCGCAAGTTGTACTCAAGATCCCCATCGGCCAGGCCATCGACGACTATCTCCGCTTCGTCCGCGTCCATCGCAAGCCAAGAACCTACCTCACCTATCGCTTCACGCTCGGCACCCTGCTCCGTTCGGCCTATAAGAAGAAGCATGTTGAGGACGCGACCCGGCAGGATGTGATCGACTTCATGACCTACTGTTATGAGCAGGGCTTGGGAGCGCGAACGGTCTACGACAAGACCGTGACCGTGTTACAGCTCTTCAAGCGCCACGGCAAGAGCGGACTGATGGAACGCGGCGACTGGCCGAGCTACGTGGATACCATCCGGCCTGTCTACGAGCCGGAGGAATTGATCGCGATGTTCCGTGTCTGTTCGGAAGATGAGGCAACACTGTTGAAGTTTCTGCTTGGATCGGGTTTCCGCGATCAGGAGATCCGTTACGTCGAATGGCGCGATCTGGACTTCCGCAACTGCGAGGTACGCGTGAAGGCGAAGCCTCAGTGGGGGTTCACTCCCAAGAACTGGGAAGAACGGACTGTGCCGCTACCCGAGGGTCTAATGGAACGGCTCAAGCGCCGGAAAGAAGAGCGCAAAGCGCTCCCCAATGATCTGCTCTTCCCCAACGGTCGCGGCAAGCCAGATAGCGAAATGGATATGATCGTGAAGCGGGTTGCGCAGCGTGCCGGGCTCAATTGCAAGCAGTGCGTGACCGAGCACGGCAACAAGTGCAAGGAAGGCCCATACTGCATGAATTTCTTCCTGCACAAGTTTCGGCACACCTTCGCCACCAACCATCTGCGTGACGGCGTGGACATCCGTACCGTGCAGAGCTGGCTTGGGCACCGCGACATCAAATCGACGATGGTCTACTTGAAGGGCATCCGGTCGAAGGACGCAGCCCGGAAAGTCAATAGCGGTGAGCTGGCGACTCTGGTAGCTTGA
- a CDS encoding LysR family transcriptional regulator, translated as MYEGPEFRHLRYFVAIAEECNFGRAAERLHVAQSSLSTQIRQLEDGLGAKLFVRGPAGTALTQAGRDFLSYAKQMLALRDRAVQNASLIHSGMQIPLRFGYSPFINHEFVREALKGYRELVPESRIEPSSECSGPLSAMVAEGRFDAALVSMPVAEPDLFIQHVCTEELLVCLRADDPLAEGKSIPRAAVQGRLKVLFDRMHHPLLYDELTRKFAKAGIDLQLSDFVQAPSEMQFLVKERIGFGLVRDRVPLDTELTRRRIEGLPLRIKTAFVCHPAQQRPVLPLLAYRLSKLCTDMQEMPGAKRPSGRIIEGDLAQLRMFG; from the coding sequence GTGTACGAGGGACCTGAGTTCCGCCACCTCCGTTATTTCGTTGCGATCGCGGAAGAATGTAACTTTGGAAGGGCGGCGGAACGCCTGCATGTCGCCCAATCTTCCTTGAGCACTCAAATCAGACAATTGGAAGATGGCCTGGGCGCAAAGCTTTTCGTTCGCGGACCCGCCGGAACCGCTTTGACGCAAGCTGGACGCGATTTCCTTTCGTATGCAAAGCAGATGTTGGCGCTCCGTGACCGCGCCGTCCAGAATGCATCTTTGATCCATTCCGGCATGCAAATACCACTTCGGTTCGGCTACTCTCCCTTCATCAATCACGAGTTCGTTCGGGAGGCGCTCAAGGGGTATAGAGAGCTTGTCCCAGAAAGCCGGATCGAGCCGTCGAGCGAATGCTCCGGGCCACTTTCGGCCATGGTGGCCGAGGGCCGTTTCGATGCTGCGCTCGTGAGTATGCCAGTGGCTGAACCGGACCTCTTCATCCAACACGTGTGCACGGAGGAACTGCTGGTTTGTCTTCGGGCGGACGATCCGCTTGCCGAAGGCAAAAGCATTCCGAGGGCGGCGGTTCAAGGGCGACTGAAGGTGCTCTTCGACCGGATGCATCATCCTTTGCTCTACGACGAACTGACGCGAAAGTTTGCGAAGGCCGGCATAGATCTGCAACTCTCCGATTTCGTTCAAGCGCCATCCGAGATGCAGTTTCTAGTTAAGGAGAGGATTGGATTCGGATTGGTGCGAGACAGGGTCCCACTCGATACAGAACTTACCAGGCGCAGGATTGAAGGTCTCCCCTTGCGGATCAAGACAGCGTTCGTGTGTCACCCGGCCCAGCAGCGGCCTGTACTTCCACTGCTCGCATATCGATTGTCCAAGCTATGCACCGATATGCAAGAAATGCCTGGAGCAAAACGACCCAGCGGGCGAATCATCGAGGGTGACCTGGCGCAACTCCGGATGTTTGGCTGA